The following proteins are co-located in the Sulfitobacter guttiformis genome:
- the rsmH gene encoding 16S rRNA (cytosine(1402)-N(4))-methyltransferase RsmH, which yields MAATPTSPHIPVLLRPLLAAVAPVAGTWLDGTFGAGGYTRGLLDAGAQRVIAVDRDPMAHEMAKPWAGEFGDRIIMQHGVFSKMDEYGQDLDGIVLDLGVSSMQLDLAERGFSFMRDGPLDMRMSQDGPSAADLVNEASEEELANIIFLYGEERASRRIAKLLCIARTEAPIVRTAELSRLVESCLPRAKPGQSHPATRTFQALRIAVNNEYGELWEGLMAAERALKPGGKLAVVTFHSVEDRMVKRFLTARAGAGGNANRFAPEIEQDAPQFEIKSRKAIGPDAQELEENPRSRSAKLRVATRTDAPSGTIEAKAIGMPMMKEKKQ from the coding sequence ATGGCTGCCACCCCGACCTCCCCCCATATCCCCGTACTTCTGAGGCCGCTGCTTGCGGCTGTAGCGCCAGTGGCCGGCACATGGCTGGATGGTACATTCGGTGCGGGCGGCTATACTCGCGGTCTACTTGATGCAGGCGCGCAAAGGGTGATTGCCGTTGACCGGGATCCAATGGCGCACGAGATGGCAAAGCCTTGGGCCGGTGAATTTGGCGACCGGATCATCATGCAACACGGCGTGTTCTCCAAGATGGATGAATATGGTCAGGACCTTGATGGCATCGTGCTGGATCTGGGCGTGTCCTCCATGCAGCTTGATCTGGCAGAGCGCGGGTTTTCGTTCATGCGCGATGGGCCGCTTGATATGCGCATGTCCCAAGACGGGCCTTCTGCCGCTGATCTGGTCAATGAAGCCTCTGAGGAGGAGCTGGCCAATATTATATTCCTCTACGGGGAAGAGCGCGCCAGCCGCAGGATCGCAAAACTGTTGTGCATTGCGCGCACCGAAGCGCCGATCGTGCGCACGGCCGAGTTGAGCCGTCTGGTCGAGAGCTGTCTTCCCCGCGCCAAACCGGGGCAGAGCCATCCTGCTACCCGAACGTTTCAGGCGTTGCGCATCGCAGTAAACAACGAATACGGCGAGCTTTGGGAGGGTCTGATGGCCGCCGAACGCGCGCTGAAGCCTGGCGGTAAGCTGGCAGTGGTGACTTTCCACTCTGTCGAGGACCGCATGGTAAAGCGGTTCCTGACCGCACGTGCGGGGGCAGGGGGTAATGCAAACCGTTTTGCACCCGAGATCGAGCAGGATGCACCGCAGTTCGAGATCAAGTCGCGTAAGGCCATAGGACCCGACGCGCAGGAGCTGGAGGAAAACCCGCGGTCGCGCAGTGCCAAACTGCGGGTCGCCACGCGCACGGACGCCCCGAGTGGCACAATCGAGGCAAAGGCAATCGGCATGCCGATGATGAAGGAAAAGAAGCAATGA
- the mraZ gene encoding division/cell wall cluster transcriptional repressor MraZ, translating into MSRRFRGESQHKVDTKGRVSIPASFRRVLEASDPNWENGENPELVIVYGDHRRAYLECYTMAAIEEVDAKIDALPRGSMQRKMLQAMFNGQSFPTTVDETGRLVLPAKLRSKINLDNEAFFMGTGDTFQIWNPETYDTQERAKQEAWLNELPEDFDPMEFLDGTPGA; encoded by the coding sequence GTGAGCCGACGGTTCAGAGGCGAAAGCCAGCACAAAGTCGATACAAAGGGGCGGGTATCTATACCTGCCTCTTTTCGGCGTGTGCTGGAAGCCTCCGATCCGAACTGGGAAAACGGTGAAAACCCTGAATTGGTGATTGTTTATGGCGATCACCGTCGCGCTTACCTTGAATGCTATACAATGGCCGCGATCGAGGAAGTGGACGCAAAGATCGACGCGCTTCCCCGCGGCTCGATGCAGCGCAAAATGCTTCAGGCTATGTTCAACGGACAATCCTTTCCAACCACAGTTGATGAAACCGGACGCCTTGTGCTGCCAGCCAAGCTGCGTTCGAAAATCAACCTCGACAACGAGGCCTTCTTTATGGGAACGGGCGATACCTTCCAGATTTGGAACCCCGAGACCTATGATACGCAAGAGCGCGCCAAGCAAGAGGCATGGCTTAACGAGCTTCCTGAGGATTTTGACCCGATGGAGTTCCTGGACGGAACGCCGGGAGCGTAA
- a CDS encoding Mrp/NBP35 family ATP-binding protein gives MAVTKDDVIAALERINLPDGRSLMAHDLVRALTIEEGVVRFVIEAPNAEVARAMGPLRDAAEKLVSEIEGVSQASVALTAHGPAAKPPSLKIGGHPKPQDGPTKPSGVQRIVAIGSGKGGVGKSTVSTNIAVALAKQGRKVGLLDADIYGPSIPRMMGVNKRPASPDGKTIIPLHAHGVTLMSIGFMMEEGKATIWRGPMLMGALQQMLGQVEWGELDVLIVDLPPGTGDVQLTLCTKSELTGAIVVSTPQDVALIDARKALDMFATLKTPVLGLIENMSMFVCPDCGSEHEIFGRGGVAAEASTMGVPLLGTLPIDLETRLAGDNGTPVAAGDSPMALAYARIAEGLIKGGMA, from the coding sequence ATGGCCGTGACCAAAGATGACGTAATCGCAGCACTCGAACGGATCAATCTGCCTGATGGCCGGAGCCTGATGGCCCATGATCTGGTGCGCGCCCTGACGATCGAGGAGGGCGTTGTGCGATTTGTAATCGAGGCGCCCAACGCCGAGGTCGCCCGTGCAATGGGTCCGCTGCGCGATGCGGCAGAAAAACTGGTGTCGGAGATCGAAGGTGTTAGTCAAGCGAGTGTCGCACTGACTGCGCATGGGCCAGCGGCCAAGCCCCCCAGCCTCAAGATTGGCGGCCATCCCAAACCACAGGACGGTCCCACCAAACCCAGCGGCGTGCAACGTATTGTTGCCATCGGTTCGGGAAAGGGCGGGGTGGGCAAGTCTACTGTAAGCACAAATATCGCCGTAGCCTTGGCAAAACAGGGGCGTAAGGTGGGTCTGTTGGATGCCGACATTTATGGTCCCAGCATCCCGCGCATGATGGGTGTGAACAAACGTCCTGCCAGTCCCGACGGCAAAACCATTATTCCGCTGCATGCTCATGGCGTCACTCTTATGTCTATCGGTTTCATGATGGAGGAAGGGAAAGCCACGATCTGGCGTGGTCCCATGCTGATGGGCGCGCTCCAGCAGATGCTGGGTCAGGTAGAGTGGGGCGAACTTGATGTGCTTATCGTCGATCTCCCGCCGGGCACCGGCGATGTGCAGTTGACGCTGTGCACAAAGTCGGAGCTGACAGGCGCAATCGTGGTGAGTACGCCGCAGGACGTCGCCTTGATTGATGCGCGTAAGGCGCTCGATATGTTCGCCACGTTGAAGACGCCAGTTCTGGGCCTGATCGAGAATATGTCGATGTTTGTTTGCCCCGACTGCGGATCCGAGCACGAGATTTTCGGGCGCGGCGGTGTCGCGGCAGAGGCGTCAACGATGGGAGTACCACTGTTGGGGACATTGCCAATTGATCTGGAGACACGTCTGGCAGGTGATAATGGCACGCCGGTCGCTGCGGGCGATAGCCCGATGGCGCTGGCGTATGCGCGCATTGCGGAGGGGCTGATCAAGGGCGGTATGGCCTGA
- a CDS encoding DUF1127 domain-containing protein → MTYFTDTHAAVSQQPSRIAAFFAAIALKARQRKAYRTTYNELYTLTARDLADLGMSRGDFRRLSREAAEMVK, encoded by the coding sequence ATGACATATTTTACAGACACACACGCAGCAGTATCCCAGCAGCCTAGCCGCATCGCAGCATTTTTTGCCGCAATCGCGCTGAAGGCGCGCCAGCGCAAGGCATACCGTACGACCTATAACGAGCTGTACACCTTGACGGCGCGCGACCTTGCCGACCTCGGCATGAGCCGTGGTGACTTTCGCCGCCTGTCGCGCGAAGCAGCCGAAATGGTGAAGTAA
- a CDS encoding ATP-dependent helicase: MNDFDENAAFEGASLSARAMAARPQPYLDGLNPAQREAVETMDGPVLMLAGAGTGKTRALTARIVHLMNTGRARPNEILAVTFTNKAAREMKNRVGSMLGQPVEGMPWLGTFHAICVKLLRRHAELVGLKSNFTILDTDDQLRLLKQLVAVESIDDKRWPARMLAGIIDDWKNRALTPDKLPAADAGAYNHLGPKIYAAYQVRLRELNCCDFGDLLLHMVTIFQNHEDLLQQYQRWFKYILVDEYQDTNVAQYLWLRLLAGGHKNICCVGDDDQSIYGWRGAEVGNILRFEKDFPGSHVVRLEQNYRSTPHILAAASGVIAGNEGRLGKTLWTDAQEGEKLRLIGHWDGEEEARWIGDEIEGLQRGTRGLRKFSLDHMAILVRASHQMRAFEDRFLTIGLPYRVIGGPRFYERLEIRDAMAYFRIVTSPDDDLAFERVVNTPKRGLGKVAMQKIQGTARQHGTNLVEGARRLLGEKGIGGKGATELRLLVEGIDRWSSKLHGPRIEVNDDAVLDDGGPVRMEFAPPEISHVELAEIILDESGYTAHWQNDKTPEAPGRLENIKELVKALDQFENLQGFLEHVSLIMDNEKEGEGEKVSIMTLHAAKGLEFPAVFLPGWEDGLFPSQRSMDESGQKGLEEERRLAYVGITRAEEICTISFAANRRVFGQWQNAMPSRFIDELPEAHVDVLTPPGLYGGGFGAAAMPQSTLHDAAAEANVYNSPGWRRLQSRASQRGISQPSESKNMTIDMTATSSFTMGERVFHQKFGYGAIIGIEGDKLEVAFEKAGDKKVVARFLVAADDVPF; this comes from the coding sequence ATGAACGATTTTGATGAAAATGCCGCCTTCGAAGGCGCCTCACTGTCTGCACGTGCCATGGCGGCGCGCCCGCAGCCGTATCTGGACGGTCTCAACCCCGCGCAACGCGAAGCGGTCGAGACGATGGACGGCCCTGTCTTGATGCTGGCAGGGGCAGGGACGGGCAAGACCCGTGCGCTGACGGCGCGAATTGTCCATTTGATGAACACAGGGCGCGCCCGCCCGAACGAGATTTTGGCGGTGACCTTCACCAACAAAGCAGCCCGCGAGATGAAGAACCGTGTGGGCAGCATGCTGGGCCAGCCTGTCGAGGGGATGCCGTGGCTAGGCACCTTCCATGCGATCTGCGTCAAGCTGCTACGCCGTCACGCGGAGTTGGTGGGGTTGAAATCGAACTTCACCATTCTTGACACGGACGATCAGCTTCGCCTTCTCAAGCAGTTGGTTGCAGTTGAGAGTATTGATGACAAGCGCTGGCCTGCCCGGATGCTTGCGGGAATTATTGATGACTGGAAAAACCGTGCGCTGACGCCGGATAAATTGCCCGCTGCGGATGCGGGAGCGTATAATCACCTTGGGCCTAAAATATATGCGGCCTATCAGGTCCGGCTGCGCGAGCTTAATTGCTGTGATTTTGGTGATTTGCTGCTGCATATGGTCACGATCTTCCAGAACCACGAGGATTTGCTGCAGCAATACCAGCGCTGGTTCAAATACATCCTTGTGGACGAATATCAGGATACCAATGTGGCCCAGTATCTGTGGCTGCGTCTGCTGGCAGGCGGGCACAAGAATATCTGCTGTGTGGGCGATGACGACCAGTCGATCTATGGCTGGCGCGGGGCCGAGGTGGGCAACATTTTACGATTCGAGAAGGATTTTCCCGGAAGCCACGTCGTAAGACTTGAGCAGAATTACCGCTCGACGCCGCATATTCTTGCTGCTGCTTCGGGTGTCATCGCTGGCAACGAGGGGCGATTGGGCAAAACATTGTGGACCGATGCACAAGAGGGCGAAAAGCTGCGCCTGATCGGGCATTGGGACGGCGAGGAGGAGGCCCGCTGGATCGGGGACGAGATCGAGGGATTGCAGCGTGGCACACGTGGCTTGCGCAAATTCTCGCTCGATCATATGGCAATTCTTGTGCGGGCCTCCCACCAAATGCGTGCCTTTGAGGATCGCTTCCTCACCATTGGTTTGCCCTACCGTGTCATTGGCGGACCGCGATTCTACGAGCGGCTCGAAATCCGCGATGCCATGGCCTATTTCCGTATCGTGACCTCGCCCGACGATGATCTGGCATTTGAGCGGGTGGTGAACACGCCGAAGCGGGGTCTTGGCAAAGTTGCGATGCAGAAAATTCAGGGTACGGCGCGGCAGCACGGTACGAATCTTGTGGAGGGTGCGCGGCGCCTGCTTGGGGAAAAAGGCATAGGAGGCAAAGGGGCGACAGAATTGCGCCTGTTGGTTGAAGGAATCGACCGCTGGTCATCTAAATTACACGGCCCTCGCATCGAAGTGAACGATGACGCGGTGCTGGACGACGGCGGTCCAGTGCGGATGGAATTTGCCCCGCCCGAGATCAGCCACGTGGAGTTGGCCGAGATTATTCTGGACGAGAGCGGCTATACCGCCCACTGGCAAAATGACAAAACCCCCGAAGCGCCGGGGCGCCTTGAAAATATCAAAGAGCTTGTCAAAGCGCTTGACCAGTTTGAAAATCTGCAAGGATTTCTGGAGCATGTCAGCCTGATCATGGACAACGAGAAGGAAGGCGAGGGCGAAAAGGTCAGCATCATGACGTTGCATGCTGCCAAGGGTCTGGAGTTTCCCGCGGTTTTCCTGCCGGGCTGGGAGGATGGGTTGTTCCCTTCCCAAAGGTCCATGGACGAGAGCGGGCAGAAGGGCCTCGAAGAAGAGCGGCGGCTGGCCTACGTGGGCATTACGCGGGCCGAAGAAATTTGCACAATCTCCTTTGCCGCGAACCGCCGCGTTTTCGGCCAGTGGCAAAACGCTATGCCGTCGCGGTTTATAGACGAGTTGCCAGAGGCGCATGTTGACGTGCTTACCCCACCGGGCCTTTACGGTGGTGGTTTCGGGGCGGCCGCCATGCCCCAAAGTACGCTGCACGATGCGGCAGCGGAGGCGAATGTCTATAATTCTCCCGGTTGGCGGCGCCTGCAATCAAGGGCCAGCCAGCGTGGCATAAGCCAGCCGTCAGAATCCAAAAATATGACTATCGACATGACTGCGACCAGCAGTTTCACCATGGGCGAGCGGGTGTTTCACCAAAAATTCGGTTACGGGGCCATTATCGGTATTGAAGGTGACAAGCTGGAGGTCGCCTTTGAGAAAGCGGGTGACAAGAAGGTCGTCGCACGGTTTTTGGTCGCGGCGGATGATGTGCCGTTCTGA